A genomic window from Armatimonadota bacterium includes:
- the pcaG gene encoding protocatechuate 3,4-dioxygenase subunit alpha — protein MKTVALALTPPQTIGPFFHGLVRARLNVLVSPQTLGDRIRIDGVVLDGKRDPVSDAMVEIWQANAAGRYRHPADTREVPLDPAFTGFGRAATDDEGRFWFETIRPGRVPFTGRIEQAPHINVMVFARGLLHHLCTRLYFPDDPLTEADPVLNLVPASRRGTLIAARVPSAAVPSYRFDIILQGEGETVFFEV, from the coding sequence CGCCGCAGACCATCGGGCCGTTCTTCCACGGCCTGGTCCGCGCCCGGCTCAACGTCCTGGTGAGTCCGCAGACCCTGGGCGACCGCATCCGGATCGACGGCGTCGTCCTGGACGGGAAGCGCGACCCGGTGTCGGACGCCATGGTCGAGATCTGGCAGGCCAACGCCGCCGGCCGCTACCGCCATCCGGCCGACACGCGGGAGGTGCCGCTGGACCCGGCGTTCACCGGCTTCGGGCGCGCCGCCACCGACGACGAGGGGCGGTTCTGGTTCGAGACCATCCGGCCGGGACGCGTGCCTTTCACCGGCAGGATCGAGCAGGCTCCGCACATCAACGTCATGGTCTTCGCCCGGGGGCTCCTCCATCACCTCTGCACCCGTCTCTACTTTCCCGACGACCCGTTGACGGAGGCCGATCCGGTGTTGAACCTGGTTCCGGCCTCGCGCCGCGGCACCCTGATCGCCGCCCGCGTGCCCTCCGCGGCCGTGCCGTCCTACCGGTTCGACATCATCCTTCAGGGCGAAGGGGAGACGGTGTTCTTCGAGGTATGA
- a CDS encoding cyclase family protein, producing the protein MTARQLTEMLQKARVFDLEHPRRFGDPVHPPHRPGTLLTLHRRHEEGAEERRTSAAGMIFTAEHAGTHIDAFCHQAMDMTLYGGVRVSPAVQTPAGFTQHGIDTVPPIVARGVLLDLAALRRGRLPERSLVEPPDLEAALKAQRTEIQPGDVVLVRTGSDTVWGDPERYLNGAGISGEASEWLADRRVRAVGSDNIAWDLPGYVDHRLGVTLPGHVVLLVRRGVYIIENLNLVELSAARAYEFVFLCLPLKIAGGTASPVRPLALVP; encoded by the coding sequence ATGACGGCGAGACAGCTCACCGAGATGCTGCAGAAGGCCAGGGTGTTCGACCTCGAGCACCCGCGGCGCTTCGGCGATCCCGTCCACCCTCCGCACCGTCCGGGGACGCTGCTCACCCTCCACCGCCGGCATGAGGAAGGCGCGGAGGAGCGCCGCACGAGCGCGGCGGGGATGATCTTCACCGCCGAGCACGCCGGGACGCACATCGACGCCTTCTGCCACCAGGCCATGGACATGACCCTCTACGGCGGCGTGCGCGTCTCTCCGGCCGTCCAGACGCCCGCCGGCTTCACGCAGCACGGCATCGACACCGTGCCGCCGATCGTGGCCCGGGGGGTGCTCCTGGACCTGGCGGCGCTGCGCCGGGGACGGCTGCCGGAGCGGTCGCTGGTGGAGCCGCCGGACCTCGAGGCCGCGCTGAAGGCGCAGCGGACGGAGATCCAGCCCGGAGACGTGGTGCTGGTGCGCACCGGCAGCGACACGGTGTGGGGCGATCCGGAGCGCTATCTCAACGGTGCGGGGATCTCGGGCGAGGCTTCGGAGTGGCTGGCCGACCGGCGCGTCCGGGCCGTGGGCAGCGACAACATCGCCTGGGATCTGCCGGGCTACGTCGATCACCGTCTCGGCGTCACGCTGCCCGGCCACGTCGTGCTGCTGGTTCGCCGCGGCGTCTACATCATCGAGAACCTGAACCTGGTGGAGCTCTCCGCCGCCCGCGCCTATGAGTTCGTCTTCCTCTGCCTGCCCCTGAAGATTGCCGGCGGGACGGCCAGCCCGGTGCGCCCCCTGGCCCTGGTGCCCTAA
- the pcaB gene encoding 3-carboxy-cis,cis-muconate cycloisomerase, with translation MREAIFATPEMAAVFSDEAFVQRLLDVEAALARAQARAGMIPPSAAEVIGRRCRADLFDLPALFREAAEAGTPVIPLVRRLTELVDAGARGYVHWGATTQDIVDTAVMLQMREGLDLLTARLLALAAVGASLAERHRRTPMAGRTMLQHAVPITFGLKAARWLALTVRLVRRLRRARGEALAVQLGGAAGTLAAMGPSGLRVLEGLAAELGLAVPELPWHAERDRVIEVASLLGMTAAAMGKIAGDLMLLGQTEVGEVSAGAESAGGRSSTMPQKRNPVEAITASAAARLAVAAVPAVLAGAVQEHERAAGGWQAEWEAVPRLFRLTASAVAWTHRALSHLEVHPERMRDNLQAAGGMIMAEALTMALAEKIGREEAYRLVQQLADRAAAAGTGLRQAAEADDRIRGILPPPALARALEVSNYLGSAETFIDRALAAYREIQETGPGQRS, from the coding sequence ATGCGGGAGGCAATCTTCGCCACGCCGGAGATGGCCGCCGTCTTCTCCGATGAGGCCTTCGTCCAGCGTCTGCTCGACGTCGAAGCCGCGTTGGCCCGTGCTCAGGCCCGGGCCGGGATGATCCCGCCGTCGGCGGCCGAGGTCATCGGTCGCCGGTGCCGCGCCGATCTTTTCGACCTGCCCGCGCTGTTCCGGGAGGCGGCGGAGGCGGGAACCCCCGTCATCCCTCTGGTCCGCAGGCTCACCGAGCTGGTGGACGCGGGGGCCAGGGGTTACGTGCACTGGGGCGCGACCACCCAGGACATCGTCGATACCGCGGTGATGCTCCAGATGCGGGAGGGCCTCGATCTCCTCACCGCCCGCCTGCTCGCCCTCGCCGCGGTGGGCGCCTCCCTGGCCGAGCGCCACCGCCGGACGCCGATGGCCGGCCGGACGATGCTGCAGCACGCCGTTCCGATCACCTTCGGCCTGAAGGCCGCGCGCTGGCTGGCGCTGACCGTCCGGCTGGTCCGGAGGCTCCGCCGGGCGCGCGGGGAGGCGCTTGCCGTCCAGCTCGGCGGCGCCGCGGGCACGCTGGCGGCGATGGGACCCTCCGGCCTGCGGGTGCTCGAGGGGCTGGCGGCGGAACTGGGCCTGGCCGTTCCGGAGCTGCCCTGGCACGCCGAGCGCGATCGGGTGATCGAGGTCGCCTCGCTGCTCGGGATGACGGCCGCGGCCATGGGGAAGATCGCCGGCGATCTGATGCTGCTCGGGCAGACCGAGGTCGGCGAGGTGTCCGCCGGCGCCGAATCTGCCGGGGGCCGGTCCTCCACCATGCCGCAGAAACGCAATCCCGTGGAGGCGATTACCGCCTCGGCCGCCGCCCGTCTGGCCGTGGCCGCCGTCCCCGCCGTCCTTGCCGGCGCCGTGCAGGAGCACGAGCGCGCCGCGGGAGGCTGGCAGGCGGAGTGGGAGGCGGTGCCCCGTCTGTTCCGCCTGACCGCCTCCGCCGTGGCCTGGACGCACCGCGCGCTGTCGCACCTGGAAGTCCATCCCGAGCGCATGCGCGACAATCTCCAGGCCGCCGGGGGCATGATCATGGCGGAGGCGCTGACGATGGCTCTGGCGGAGAAGATCGGTCGGGAGGAAGCCTACCGCCTCGTGCAGCAGCTCGCCGACCGGGCCGCGGCGGCGGGGACCGGCCTGCGCCAGGCGGCGGAGGCCGACGACCGGATCCGCGGAATTCTTCCTCCGCCGGCGCTGGCCCGCGCGCTGGAGGTCTCGAACTACCTGGGGAGCGCGGAGACGTTCATCGATCGCGCGCTGGCGGCGTATCGGGAAATCCAGGAAACGGGCCCCGGGCAACGGTCATGA
- a CDS encoding PIG-L family deacetylase: protein MNTIRVSCVIPAYNEAATIAGVIHAARACRLVDEIVVVSDGSSDDTASLAVRAGAHHVITLRQNGGKGRAVLEALRAAQGDIILLLDGDLVGLRPAHLTELLEPVLRGRAEMAVAVFSEDRLHRLMRPLSGQRAIRRSLLCQADRLERTGFGLEMALDRVVRERGASTQRVTWQGVNHRSKREKYGTMAGLRLKMRASTDLARQAGLAIRPRRSPPMIIFLVLALVVLIAAAPVFLMHPSRASAQSVPPARMPAVGDRILVVVAHPDDEVIGAGGFIATARRMGVPVAVLVVTNGDSNRLAAAVISRKVRPKAGQLIEEGRIRQQETLEALARLGVPSSQVYFLGFPDRGLEAVMRSATPFTSPYTRLRQADYPDVLEPGAPYTKQTLVALAARIVHNVRPTLIITHAPFDRHGDHQAVASLVDAVRGVAPVYAFLVHAPAFPRPLRLARRDPLTVPVALTIDPAWRWVRFDVAPEVEQAKQDALNAYRSQLSTPYLHLLLASFIRTNELFAVREP from the coding sequence GTGAATACGATCCGCGTCTCCTGCGTGATCCCCGCCTACAATGAAGCGGCGACGATCGCCGGGGTGATCCATGCCGCGCGCGCCTGCCGCCTGGTGGACGAGATCGTCGTCGTCTCCGACGGCAGCAGTGACGACACGGCGTCGCTTGCCGTCAGGGCCGGAGCGCACCACGTCATCACGCTCCGGCAAAACGGGGGCAAGGGGCGCGCGGTCCTCGAGGCCCTGCGCGCAGCCCAGGGCGACATCATCCTTCTCCTGGACGGCGATCTCGTGGGGCTCCGGCCGGCGCATCTCACCGAGCTCCTCGAGCCCGTGCTCCGGGGGAGGGCGGAGATGGCTGTGGCGGTGTTCTCCGAGGACCGGCTCCACCGGCTGATGCGCCCCCTCTCTGGTCAGCGCGCCATCCGGCGTTCCCTGCTCTGTCAGGCCGACCGGCTGGAGCGGACCGGCTTCGGGTTGGAGATGGCGCTGGACCGGGTGGTCCGCGAGCGGGGCGCCAGCACCCAGCGGGTCACCTGGCAGGGGGTGAACCACCGCTCCAAACGTGAGAAGTACGGGACGATGGCCGGCCTGCGCCTGAAGATGCGGGCCTCCACCGACCTGGCCCGGCAGGCCGGTCTGGCCATCCGGCCGCGGAGGTCGCCGCCGATGATCATCTTTCTGGTCCTTGCCCTGGTGGTCCTCATCGCCGCGGCGCCTGTCTTCTTGATGCACCCGTCGCGCGCCTCGGCGCAGAGCGTTCCGCCGGCGCGGATGCCGGCCGTGGGCGACCGCATCCTGGTCGTCGTCGCCCACCCCGACGATGAAGTGATCGGCGCCGGAGGATTCATCGCCACCGCCCGCCGCATGGGCGTCCCCGTCGCCGTGCTGGTGGTCACGAACGGCGACAGCAACCGTCTTGCCGCCGCGGTGATCTCCCGGAAGGTGCGGCCGAAGGCCGGCCAGTTAATCGAGGAAGGTCGCATCCGCCAGCAGGAGACGCTCGAGGCGTTGGCCCGTCTCGGCGTGCCGTCCTCCCAGGTGTACTTTCTCGGCTTCCCCGATCGCGGGCTCGAAGCGGTGATGCGCAGCGCGACGCCGTTCACCTCGCCGTATACCCGCCTTCGGCAGGCGGACTATCCGGATGTCCTGGAACCGGGGGCTCCATACACGAAGCAGACGCTGGTCGCGCTCGCGGCGCGCATCGTGCACAACGTCCGGCCTACTTTGATCATCACCCACGCCCCCTTTGACCGGCACGGCGACCATCAGGCCGTGGCCAGTCTCGTCGACGCCGTGAGGGGCGTTGCGCCGGTGTACGCCTTCCTGGTCCACGCCCCCGCGTTCCCACGCCCCCTGCGCCTGGCTCGCCGCGATCCCTTGACAGTGCCCGTCGCGCTGACAATCGATCCGGCCTGGCGATGGGTGCGGTTCGACGTGGCACCGGAGGTGGAGCAGGCCAAGCAGGACGCCCTGAACGCCTACCGCAGTCAGCTCAGCACGCCCTACCTCCACCTGCTGCTGGCCAGCTTCATCCGCACGAACGAGCTCTTCGCCGTCCGGGAGCCCTGA
- a CDS encoding CoA-transferase subunit beta, whose amino-acid sequence MERAGDYTPSEMMIIAAARALRNDDVCFVGIGAPSAACNLARLTHAPGITLIYESGTIAARPTVLPLSIGDPELCATALTTVPVPEMFAYWLQGGRITLGFLAAAQLDRFGNINTTVIGPYARPKIRLPGAGGAPEIASFCRQVFVIVPHERRAFVERVEFVTTFGFGEGGEHRSRLGLTTAGPALVVTSHCLMRPDPETKELIVTSLHPGVSKEEVMERTGWPVRFAADLEETPRPTAYELSVLRELLKRSAPDAAARS is encoded by the coding sequence ATGGAGCGGGCCGGGGATTACACGCCTTCAGAGATGATGATCATCGCCGCGGCGCGGGCGCTGCGCAACGACGACGTGTGCTTCGTCGGCATCGGAGCGCCCTCCGCCGCCTGCAACCTGGCCCGCCTCACCCACGCCCCCGGGATCACGCTGATCTACGAATCGGGCACGATTGCCGCCAGGCCGACGGTCCTGCCGCTGTCCATCGGCGACCCCGAGTTGTGCGCCACGGCCCTGACCACCGTCCCCGTGCCGGAGATGTTCGCCTACTGGCTGCAGGGCGGGCGGATCACGCTGGGCTTCCTGGCCGCAGCGCAGCTGGACCGGTTCGGGAATATCAACACCACGGTGATCGGGCCCTACGCCCGGCCGAAGATTCGGCTGCCGGGCGCCGGAGGGGCTCCGGAGATCGCCAGTTTCTGCCGTCAGGTGTTCGTCATCGTCCCCCACGAGCGCCGGGCCTTCGTCGAGCGCGTGGAATTCGTGACCACCTTCGGCTTCGGCGAGGGGGGAGAGCACCGCAGCCGCCTGGGCCTGACCACGGCCGGTCCGGCGCTGGTGGTGACCAGCCACTGTCTGATGCGGCCGGATCCCGAGACGAAGGAACTGATCGTGACCTCGCTCCATCCGGGCGTGTCGAAGGAAGAGGTGATGGAACGCACGGGGTGGCCGGTGCGGTTCGCCGCAGACCTCGAAGAGACCCCGAGGCCCACCGCGTACGAGCTGAGCGTGCTGCGCGAGCTCCTGAAGCGCTCCGCCCCGGACGCCGCCGCGAGGTCATGA
- a CDS encoding lysylphosphatidylglycerol synthase transmembrane domain-containing protein, with amino-acid sequence MARRILWLLAPVAILAAVVLRTSELSTLREVFVSAAPPALLAAAVLAAAFTVNQGALYRGVFRIFATEIALGDAVLLSLVMAFASLALPAGTASGIAFFVTAARDRGIAASRALLTGLAYYLFDYAALTPVLLLGLMVLHLHHDLGPASLAAVGFFYIVALTVAALVAWGLIQPQFVASRIARANAWLRRRLRWTRRLLPQRSSAFGDEIQEILTQVRAQPLRAIPPLLHAAILQVISIALLAVVFAALDYRLAPAVLIAGYAVGAVFMVVSITPSGAGVVEAGMTLTLTSLGVPLEVAAAGTILYRLYTFWLPMVAGFLTLRLLRPAQI; translated from the coding sequence ATGGCGCGGCGGATCCTGTGGCTGCTGGCGCCGGTGGCCATTCTTGCCGCCGTCGTGCTGCGGACCTCAGAACTCTCCACCCTGCGCGAGGTCTTCGTCTCGGCCGCCCCGCCCGCCCTGCTCGCCGCCGCGGTTCTCGCCGCCGCCTTCACCGTGAACCAGGGGGCACTGTACCGCGGCGTTTTTCGCATCTTCGCCACCGAGATTGCGCTGGGCGACGCCGTGCTCCTCTCCCTCGTGATGGCCTTCGCCAGCCTGGCCCTGCCCGCCGGGACGGCCTCCGGAATCGCGTTCTTCGTCACCGCCGCGCGGGATCGGGGCATCGCCGCCTCCCGGGCGCTGCTCACGGGACTGGCGTATTACCTGTTCGATTACGCCGCGCTGACACCGGTGCTGCTGCTGGGCCTGATGGTGCTGCATCTGCACCACGACCTGGGTCCGGCCTCGCTGGCCGCGGTCGGCTTCTTCTACATCGTGGCCCTCACGGTGGCGGCGCTGGTCGCCTGGGGACTGATTCAACCGCAGTTCGTCGCATCGCGGATCGCCCGGGCCAACGCCTGGCTGCGCCGCCGCCTCCGCTGGACCCGGCGCCTGTTGCCGCAACGGTCGTCCGCCTTCGGCGACGAGATCCAGGAGATCCTGACGCAGGTCCGCGCTCAGCCGCTGCGGGCGATCCCGCCCCTGCTGCATGCGGCCATCCTGCAGGTGATTTCGATCGCCTTGCTCGCGGTGGTCTTCGCCGCCCTGGACTACCGCCTCGCGCCCGCGGTGCTGATCGCCGGCTACGCGGTCGGGGCCGTCTTCATGGTCGTCTCCATCACCCCTTCCGGCGCCGGGGTCGTCGAGGCCGGGATGACGCTTACCCTGACTTCGCTCGGTGTCCCGCTGGAGGTGGCCGCCGCGGGCACGATCCTCTACCGCCTGTACACCTTCTGGCTGCCGATGGTCGCCGGATTCCTCACCCTCCGTCTGCTCCGACCGGCTCAGATCTGA
- a CDS encoding CoA-transferase, protein MTDPGAPRRARFLSLPEAIAEYVHDGDAVAMEGFTHLIPFAAGHEVIRQGRRDLTLIRMTPDLIYDQLIGMGCARRLVFSWGGNPGVGSLHRLRDAVEDGWPQPLLLDEHSHAGMAAAYAAGAAGLPCAILRGYVGTDLARENPSIRFIECPFTGERLAAIPALRPDVTIIHAQRADRAGNVLIEGIVGVQKEAVLAAARAVVTVEEVVDDLAPASPNSVILPFWTVDAVVEVPGGARPSYAYGYYGRDNAFYLSWDAISRDRETFLRWMGEHVLSGRT, encoded by the coding sequence ATGACGGACCCTGGCGCGCCGCGCCGGGCGCGCTTCCTGTCCCTGCCCGAGGCCATCGCCGAGTACGTCCACGACGGGGACGCCGTGGCCATGGAGGGGTTCACCCACCTGATCCCCTTCGCCGCCGGGCACGAGGTCATCCGTCAGGGCAGGCGGGACCTGACGCTGATCCGGATGACACCGGACCTGATCTACGACCAGCTCATCGGGATGGGCTGCGCGCGCAGGCTGGTCTTCTCCTGGGGCGGCAACCCCGGGGTGGGGTCCCTGCACCGGCTCCGCGACGCGGTCGAGGACGGCTGGCCGCAGCCGCTACTGCTCGACGAGCACAGCCACGCCGGGATGGCCGCGGCCTACGCCGCGGGGGCGGCCGGACTGCCCTGCGCCATCCTGCGGGGCTACGTCGGCACCGATCTGGCCCGGGAGAACCCCAGTATCCGGTTCATCGAGTGTCCCTTCACGGGAGAGCGCCTGGCCGCCATTCCGGCCCTGCGGCCCGACGTCACCATCATCCACGCCCAGCGCGCCGATCGGGCGGGAAATGTGTTGATCGAGGGCATCGTCGGCGTGCAAAAGGAGGCGGTGCTGGCCGCGGCGCGGGCCGTCGTCACCGTCGAGGAGGTGGTGGACGACCTCGCCCCGGCCAGCCCCAACTCCGTGATCCTTCCCTTCTGGACGGTGGACGCGGTGGTCGAGGTTCCGGGCGGCGCGCGGCCTTCCTACGCCTACGGCTACTACGGGCGGGACAACGCCTTCTATCTGTCGTGGGACGCCATCTCGCGCGACCGCGAGACCTTTCTCCGCTGGATGGGCGAGCACGTGCTGTCCGGCCGGACCTAG